A genome region from Streptomyces xanthophaeus includes the following:
- a CDS encoding contact-dependent growth inhibition system immunity protein, producing MPMKPLEFDRRYGELDVVVAAFVGQEPDSREADTAPPALQAYLRHTWHTRPWALSVAEQQLREYARNPPGRLRLSLGEFYSVPDIGLSESRTQSWLSEMADHIKRSIESGDVPAPAAPRTHWEWHARFGELGQFLGGWFSQDMPDEFGDHDAAVRDYRATVDPQLTARLVGEIHELLALGLEEHDYAVGVAELGMEVEPPAPFSVAAWLGTVAEHLGTARPEYTN from the coding sequence GTGCCCATGAAGCCGCTTGAGTTCGACCGCCGGTACGGCGAACTCGACGTCGTCGTCGCAGCCTTCGTCGGACAGGAACCCGACAGTCGGGAAGCAGACACAGCGCCTCCGGCTCTTCAGGCGTACCTCCGGCACACCTGGCACACCCGGCCCTGGGCGCTCTCCGTCGCCGAACAACAACTCCGGGAGTACGCGCGGAATCCGCCGGGCCGCTTGCGGCTGAGCCTCGGCGAGTTCTATTCGGTACCCGACATCGGGCTGTCCGAGTCCCGGACTCAGAGCTGGCTGTCCGAGATGGCCGACCACATCAAGCGCAGCATCGAGTCCGGCGATGTGCCTGCGCCGGCCGCGCCCCGGACCCACTGGGAGTGGCACGCCCGCTTCGGGGAGCTGGGACAGTTCCTCGGCGGCTGGTTCTCGCAGGACATGCCCGACGAGTTCGGCGACCACGATGCGGCGGTCCGCGACTACAGGGCAACGGTCGACCCCCAGCTGACCGCCCGGCTGGTCGGCGAGATCCACGAACTGCTGGCTCTGGGGCTGGAGGAGCACGACTACGCCGTCGGCGTCGCCGAGCTCGGCATGGAGGTCGAGCCGCCGGCTCCGTTCTCGGTCGCAGCCTGGCTCGGGACGGTGGCGGAGCATCTCGGGACGGCCAGGCCCGAGTACACGAACTGA
- a CDS encoding sensor histidine kinase: MKPRRISLRARLTLVYGGLFLAAGVVLLGVTYVLFDQQLDRGGALSVHSDSDSGSGSGSGSGTGAAEQQDTSLDNLNWVAGEQKRLNDAATTSLITQGGMALVVVGGAAAGFGWLIAGRVLAPLHRVTDTARRIAAAPAADRGLHERIALDGRDDEVKDLADTFDLMVERLDRSFDGQRRFVANASHELRTPLTVGRALVELAMHRTTASADVKQLGENLLEINDRHERLITGLLLLAGSENHIPERQAVDLADVVAHVAAQTTPSAEKDGITMHAGAGPAPTTGDALLLERLVQNLVENGVRHNTGPGGWVRVTSRTREDSRVEIEVSNTGPEVAPYEIPTLFEPFRRLGTERLVTAKGAGLGLSIVRSITRAHGGDVTAHPRPAGGLTITVTLPHDPGGS; this comes from the coding sequence GTGAAACCGCGCCGCATCTCCCTGCGTGCCCGGCTCACCCTGGTCTACGGCGGCCTGTTCCTCGCCGCCGGGGTCGTGCTGCTCGGCGTCACCTACGTACTCTTCGACCAGCAGCTCGACCGGGGCGGGGCGCTCAGCGTCCATTCCGACTCCGACTCCGGCTCCGGCTCCGGCTCCGGCTCCGGCACGGGCGCGGCCGAGCAGCAGGACACCTCGCTCGACAACCTCAACTGGGTGGCCGGCGAACAGAAGAGACTGAACGACGCCGCCACGACCTCGCTCATCACCCAGGGCGGCATGGCGCTGGTCGTCGTCGGAGGCGCCGCCGCAGGCTTCGGCTGGCTGATCGCCGGCCGGGTACTGGCCCCTCTGCACCGGGTCACCGACACCGCGAGGCGTATCGCCGCGGCCCCGGCCGCCGACCGCGGCCTGCACGAGCGCATCGCGCTCGACGGCCGCGACGACGAGGTGAAGGATCTCGCGGACACCTTCGACCTGATGGTCGAGCGGCTCGACCGCTCCTTCGACGGACAGCGCCGGTTCGTCGCCAACGCCTCGCACGAGCTGCGCACCCCTCTCACGGTGGGCCGTGCCCTGGTCGAGCTGGCCATGCACCGCACGACCGCCTCCGCGGACGTGAAACAACTCGGCGAGAACCTCCTGGAGATCAACGACCGGCACGAGCGGCTCATCACCGGACTGCTGCTGTTGGCCGGCTCGGAGAACCACATTCCCGAGCGGCAAGCCGTCGACCTCGCCGACGTGGTCGCCCATGTCGCCGCCCAGACCACCCCCTCGGCCGAGAAGGACGGAATCACCATGCACGCGGGAGCAGGCCCGGCCCCCACCACCGGTGACGCCCTGCTGCTCGAACGTCTCGTACAGAACCTGGTGGAGAACGGCGTCCGGCACAACACCGGGCCCGGCGGATGGGTACGGGTGACCAGCCGCACCCGCGAGGACAGCCGGGTGGAGATCGAAGTGAGCAACACCGGACCAGAAGTGGCGCCCTACGAGATCCCCACCCTGTTCGAGCCCTTCCGCCGCCTGGGCACCGAGCGCCTCGTCACCGCCAAGGGCGCGGGGCTCGGCCTGTCCATCGTCCGCTCCATCACCCGCGCCCACGGCGGCGACGTCACCGCCCACCCCCGCCCCGCCGGCGGCCTGACCATCACCGTCACCCTCCCCCATGACCCCGGAGGCAGCTGA
- a CDS encoding RNase A-like domain-containing protein: MRTRSATYPDRATAQWCTQQVVTRNEQAVHRWLAQGTRPRLTIEAAWPSRDEPVGRVLLQAMMLAGHEPVDVRAARVTLRREASSPHGFVVHATYPIYL; the protein is encoded by the coding sequence GTGCGTACCCGTTCCGCCACCTATCCCGACCGCGCGACCGCACAGTGGTGTACCCAGCAGGTCGTCACGCGCAACGAGCAGGCCGTACATCGCTGGCTGGCCCAGGGCACGCGACCGAGGCTCACCATCGAGGCCGCCTGGCCGTCCCGTGACGAGCCCGTAGGGCGCGTGCTGCTGCAGGCGATGATGCTCGCCGGCCACGAGCCCGTCGATGTGCGGGCCGCGCGGGTGACGCTGAGGCGCGAAGCCTCGAGTCCGCACGGCTTCGTCGTGCACGCCACTTACCCGATCTACCTCTGA